In Actinoplanes octamycinicus, the genomic window CCGGCCCCGGACTTCTGGCTGCCGGAGATGGCCGAGACCGAGGGTTGCCTGCTCGACTCCGACCTGTGCGTGATCAACGGCGAGCGTTTCTTCATCCGCGGCCTGATCGAACTACCGGTCTGGGACACCGGCGACGTCTTCACCTACAGCATGTGGGTGTCCCTGAGCCGCCCGAACTTCACCCGCGCCGTCGACATCTGGGAACAGCCCGGCCGGGAGAACGAGCCGCCGTACTTCGGCTGGCTGTCCAACGAGATCGCCGGCTACACCCCGACCACCCTGAACCTGAAGACCAACGTCCACACCCGCCCGGTCGGCCAGCCCCCTTACATCGAGCTGGAACCCACCGGCCACCCGCTGGCCATCGAACAGCGAGCCGGCATCTTCCGCTCCCGCGTCGAAGAGATCGCCAGCGTCCACCTGCACCGCTGACCGGCCCGCGAGCCGGAAGCACCAGGACGGCCGTAAGTGTCGGAGCGGACCGCGGCCACCGTAACGCGGGGTTTCCGGGGCTCGGCCCCGGAGCAGAAATGCGAAACACCTCCCGATCCGCGCTTTCCGCGGACAGGAGGTGCCCAGGTGTGGAGCTGTGGGGATTTGAACCCCAGACCCCCTCGATGCGAACGAGGTGCGCTACCAGACTGCGCCACAGCCCCTGGTCGGCTCTCCGGTGAGGCCTTCACCGTGGAACCTCCGAAAGGCTAACAGGTCCCCCGGCAACCCCGCGAACCACCCCTCCCCCTTCCCCTGCCTCCGGTGTTGATTCGGGGTTCTGGCACGTCGCGACCACCCGCGGACGCCGCCCCGGAGGGTCTCGCGCTCTGGACGCGCCAGCGGCCAGCGAGGCCCGCAGGGGTCCCCGCGGGAGCGGCGATCAGTGATCAGCGCGGACCGTGGCAATGAAGAAGTTGATCGTGATCTTCGACGGCCCGGATCCGGGCGCGCCGGAAGCCGGCAACAGGACCGCTTCAGACGGCCTGGCAGCGGCGGGTCAGGCGGTGTGGTGGCGGCCGCCGGCCTCGTAGGGACGGCCGCGCAGGCCACCCCGGCGGCGGTAGGAGACCGATCCGCCGTTGGCGGCGACCGGCAGGTCGGACGGCTCCCGGTCGAGGCCCATCGCCGCGCGCCGGACCGCCTCCTTCTGGGCGGCCAGGCGGCGCTGGGCCTCGCGGCGCGCCGCGGCCCGGCGGGCCTGCTCCCGTCGCACCTCGGCCTGGCGGGCGGCCAGCCACGCCGCCTCGCGGGCCTGGATGCGGCGGCGGCGCCGGTCGGCGAGGGCCCGGTTGCGCAGGTGGACCAGGTAGAGGCCGAGCAGCGTGCCGGTCACCGCGAAGCTGATCCAGAAGCCCGGGCCGACGGCCAGCACGCCGATCAGCTCGATCACGTTGAGCAGCACCAGCGCGGCGAAGACCCGGCGGCGGCGGACGACCGCGGGGGCGCCCCGGCGGCGCGGCGCGCGGCGGACCGGGCGACGGCCGGTGACCAGGCGCAACCGGCGCTGCGGGGGTGGGGTGGATTCACCCGATGGGGCGGGCAGCGTAACCGTAACCTGGCGCGCGGGGTTGATCGGTCGGCGTCCGGGCACGGTGCGGCGACGACGCCGGCGCTGGAGCACCCGCGCCGTCGACGACGCCCGCTCCGCGGCGAGGCGCTCGGTGGCGTCGTACCGGCGGACCAGCGCCGGGGCGAGGGCGAGCAGCCCAGCCGCGGCGAGGACGGCGAGGAGCACCGAGGTCGGCACCCTCACCCCTTTCGTTCCGCCACGACGGATGACACGACAGACGACATGCCGAATGACACGACGAATGCGAGGTTACGGGCGGTAGCGGTGATATTTCGCGCGCCGCGCCGACGGCACTCACGCGCTCAAGATCATTTAGTCGTGCGAACCCGTTTCCAGCGGGACAGCAGACCGCCCTCGGCGGCCACCTCCTCGCTGGTCATGGCATAGCCCAGATGGTCCCGCCAGCCGCCGTCGATGTGCATGTAGCGCTGGTGGTACGCCTCCTCGCGGAACCCCAGCTTCTCCACCACCCGGCGGCTCGGCCCGTTCTCCGGCCGGATGTTGACCTCGATCCGGTGCAGCCCACCCGGCCCGAACGCGTGGTCCACGGCCAGCGCCAGCGCGGTCGGGATCACCCCGCGGCCGGCCACCCGGTGGTCGATCCAGTAGCCCGCGTAGGCCGACGCGAACGCCCGCCGCACGATGTTGCCCAGGTTCACGTGCCCGACCAGGCGCTCCCGGCCGCCCTCCACCAGGCAGACGGCGAACGGCATGCTGTCCCCGCGCCGCGCCGCCCGTTTCATGTCCCGGTAGACGTAGGAGTAGGCGCGGATCGAGTTCATCTCCGCCCACGGCCCGGGCGGCGCCGACTCCCACGGCGCCAGCCAGGCCTGATTGGCGATCCGCACCTCGGACCAGGCCCGGGCGTCACCGCGCTGGTACGGCCGCAGCAACACCGGCCCGTCCGCGAGCACAGCGGGCCAGCCGGGGGTCGCCCCGAGCATTCATCGCCTCCGGTCGAGCAGCAACACGTCCACGGTCGAACCGGCCGCCGCCGTGGTGACCCGCTCCCCGAGCACCAGCAGGCCGTTGGCCTCGGCCAAACCGGAGAGAGTGTACGGCCCCCCGGCGAGCGGCTGCACAGTGTAACCGCCGCCCCGCCGCTCGGCGACATGCGCCGGACGGAACTCGCGCAGCCCGCCGGGCGACGACACTGTCTCCAGCAGGTGCGCCTTCACGCTCGGCCGGAACACCGGCTCGGCCCCGGCGAGCAGCTGGATCGCCGGCCGGGCCAGCACCTCGAAGCCGATCAATGCGGCGCCCGGCTCGCCGGGCAGGCAGACCACCGGGACCTCCTCGCCGCCGACCGTGCCGAAACCGAGCGCGGTACCCGGGCAGAGCGCCACGTCGGTGAACTCGACGGTGCCCCGGCCGGTGCCGGGCCGGGACAGCACCCGGCGCAGCATGTCGCCGGGCCCGGTGCCGGTGCCGCCGGTCGTGATGATCAGGTCGGCGCGCAGCGTCTGGTCCTCCAGCAGGCCGCGCAGCCCCTCCGGATCGTCGTCGCAGATCCCGATCCGGTACGCCAGCGCCCCGGCCTCCACCGCGGCGGCGGTCAGCGCGTGCGAGTTGGCGTCCACCACCTGCCCCGGCTGGCTGGGCCGGCCCACGTCGACCAGCTCGTCGCCGGTCGCCACGACCACCACCCGCGGGCTGGGCCGGACCAGCACGTGCCCGATCCCGGCGGCCGCGAAGGTGGCCACCATCGGCGGCGTCACATACGCCCCGGCGGTGGCCAGCACCTGGCCGACGGCCAGCTCCTCACCGGCCCGGCGCACCCCGGAACCACGTTTCGGGGCGTGCAGGATCTCCACCGCGGCCATGCCCTGGTCGGTCCAGTGCACCGGGACCACCACGTCGGCGCCGATCGGCAGCGGCGCCCCGGCGGCCACCGAGAAGCAGGTGCCCGGGGTCAGCCGGACCGGCCGCCAGCTGGCCGCGCCCAGATCGCCGACCACGTTCAGCCGGACGCTGCGGGTCGGGCCGCTGTCCAACTGGCCGAACGCCGGGTGCGCGCCGAGGCGCCCGGCGCCGGCCAGGTCCTCCCACCGGGCCGCGTATCCGTCGATCGCGGCCTGGTCGAACGCCGGGAACGGGTGCGGCGCGACCACGTCGGCCGCGAGCACGTTCCCGTGCGCCTGGGTGAGGTCGAGGTCGAGCGGAGGCAGCGCCCGGAGCCTGCGCAGCGTGCTGCCCAGGTACTCGGCGAGAGGCATCAGCTCGTTCGCGGCCGCCTCGGCATCGGCCGTAGCGGTCATCCCTTCCGACCACCGACGAATTCGGCGAGCCAGGCCCGGAACTCCTCGCCCAGATCGGGTCGCTGGGCAGCGAGCTGGACGACGGTCTGCAGGTAGCCGAGCGGCTGGCCGGTGTCGTACCGGATGCCGCGGTAGACGATGCCGTGCACCGGGGTGCCGGCCTCCAGCAGCGCCGCCATCGCGTCGGTCAGCTGGATCTCGCCGCCGCTGCCCGGCTTGGTCTCGGCGATCGCGTCGAAGATCTTGCCGGGCAGCACGTAGCGCCCGACCACGGCCAGGTTGCTCGGCGCCTCGCTCGGCGCCGGCTTCTCCACCAGGCCGGTCACCTCGACCACGTCCTCGCCGAGGTCGGACTCGCGCACCGAGGCGATCCCGTAGCGGGCCGTCTCCTCCGGGGTGACCTCGATGAAGGCCAGCACGATGCCGCCGGTCCGCGCCTGCAGGTCGAGCATCTGCGGCAGCAGCGGGCTGCCCTCGTCGACGAACTCGTCGCCGAGCAGCACCGCGAACGGGCTGTCGCCGACGTGCGAGGCGGCGGTGCCGACCGCGTGCCCGAGGCCGAGCGGCTCACCCTGCCGGACGGTGTAGATGTCGGCCAGCTCACTGGTGCGGCGCACCGCGGCGAGCCGCTCGGTGTCGCCCTTCTCCGCCAGCCGCTGCTCCACATCGGGCCGGCGGTCGAAGTGGTCCACCATCGACGTCTTGCCCCGCCCGGTGACCAGCAGCACATCGGTGATCCCGGCGGCGGCCGCCTCCTCCACGATGTACTGCAGCACCGGCCGGTCGACGACCGGCAGCAACTCTTTCGGCACCGCCTTGGTGGCCGGCAGGAAACGCGTGGCGAGACCGGCCGCCGGGATCACCGCTTTCACCGCACGCTTGCCGGACTCCTGCGCGTTCGTTGTCATCAGTCACCGCACCTTCGCTGGATCGTGCCCCGCTGTGTCGGCCGCGGCCGAGTCGTTCGCAGCCACGTCGCTCACGAACATGCCGCGAGACTATCGGCCGGAACCACGAAGTGGCGGCTGCGGCCCGCTGCCGGCCGCGGCCGGATCGAAATTCCCCTCGGGTACGCGGGACGAAACGCTCTCCGCGAGACGGTACGTGTCCCGGCCCGCGTTCTTCGCCGCGTACAGCGCCTCGTCCGCGGCGGCGAGCACCTGCTGGGCGGTGTCACCGTGCTCGGGGAAGACGGCGATGCCGATCGACACGCTGATCGGGATCCGGTCGTCCAGGCCGGGACGCCGCGGATCGACACGCACCGGCCGGTCGCGGACCAGGGCACCGAGCCGCTCGGCGACGATCACCCCGCCGTACGCGTCGGTCTCCGGAAGCAGCACCACGAACTCCTCCCCGCCCTGGCGGAACGCCACGTCCACCTCGCGCAGCCCGACCCGGATCCGCCGGGCGAACTCGCCCAGCACCTGATCGCCCGCCGGGTGCCCGTACGTGTCGTTCACCTCCTTGAAGTGATCGAGGTCGAGCACCAGGACGGTGAGCATCCGGCCGAACCGGCTGGCCCGCTCCACCTCCCGGCGCAGCACCTCGCGCAGATAACGGTAGTTCCACAGTCCGGTGAGCGGATCGGTCAACGACAGCCGCTGCGCCTCCTCGTGCACCCGCACGTTGTGCACCGCGACCCCGGCCTGCCCGGCGAAGGTGCGGAGAGTGCGCAGGTCGGCGTCGTCGAAGCAGGGGCTGCCGAGCCGGTCGTACAGCGCCAGGACGCCGAGCGTGCCCGGCCCCGGATCGGGCTCGTCACCCGAAGGTGGCGCGCAGATCGGCACCGCGAGGTACGACTCACAGGCCGGCTCGTCGGCGCCCTCCCCGGTCGTCCCGCGCAGCGGAGTCCCGGAGGCGGCCACCGCGCCGAGCACGCCACGCCCCGGCGCCAGGCGACGGCGGGCCAGGTCCGCGGCCGGCAGATCCCACTCGCCGGTCAGCCCGGCCGCGCACCGCGCGGCCAGCGACCCGTCGGCCGGGTCGACCAGCAGCACCAGGCCGGCCCGGGCCCCGGTCGCGGTCATCGCGGTGCGCAGGATCACCGGCAGGATCCGGTCCAGGTCGTGGGTGCTGGACAGGGTGTCGCCGAGAATCGCCAGGTGCCGGCGCAGCTGGTCCCGGCTGGCGGTCAGCGCCTGCACGTAGGACTGCAGCTCCCGGGTCATCCGGTTGAAGGTGCCGGCCAGCCGGCCCAGCTCGTCCGGCCGCGGGATCGGCACCCGGGTGTCCAGGTCGCCGTTCGCCACCCGGTCGGCGGCCCAGGCCAGGTCACCGAGCGGCCGGGTGGTGGAGCGTGCCAGCCAGCGCGCGGCCAGCACCGCCAGCAGCGCGGTGACCAGCACGATGAGCGGCAGCACGGCATAGCGGAACACCGGCCGCGCGGGTGGCGCCTCCAGGATCAGCGCCAGTGGCTGCCCCGGCCCGGCCGCCAGCCCGCGTCGCCGCCCACCGCTCCCGCTGTCGTTGTGGCCCAGGCTGACGGTCACCCCGGAGGCTTCCCCGAGCCGGCCCAGCAGCGCCGCGTCCACCTGCTGAGCGGCGAACACCGTGACGTCGGCGGCCCGCGCGCTCGCGGCGATCCCGGTGACCCGGGTCCCGTCCGGCGCCGCGCAGTCCTGCCACCCGGCCCGTGCCACGGTCGTCTCCGGCCGCACCCGCCGAGCCAGTCCAGCCGGCCCCGCACCCTCCGCACCGCGCGGCCCCGCGCCCTCCGCGCCACCCGGACCCGCGCCCTCCGCGCCACCCGGACCCGCGCCCTCCGCGGCAGCCGGTCCCGCGGCAGCCGGTCCCGCGCTTTCCGCGCCGGTGAACCGGATGTCCGCGGCCAGTCCCCGGCCGACCAGCTGATCGGCGACCGCGGACCGGGACTCGGCCGGCACCACGGCGACCGCGTCGGCGGCCGCCTGCAACTGTCCGCAGATCGCGCCGACCGCGGTCCGCACGGTCGTCACGGCATGATCGAGGCGCTCGTTCGTCCGGTCCCGGCTGACCGCGGCGACGGTCAGCGCGACGAAGACGGACCCGAGCAGGACCGGACCGAGCACGACCACCAGGAAGGCACTGGTGAGCCGGCCACGTAAAGTCACACATCCTCCCGGGAGTGGCCCTCTTTGGAGCGATGCTGACATAGTGTGCACCGTTTGCCGCTTTTCAAAAGGGGGTGTTGCATGTCGGATTTAGCCGCTGGAGCGGAAAAATCACCCCAAAACAAGATCACGCTACGCGCACAGCTGCTCACCGCACGTCGATCACTTCCGGCCACCGCCCGAGCCGCCGCCGCCACCCAACTTCAAGATCAAACCCTGGCTTTCGTACGCCGATCCGCCCCGCGAACCGTCGCCGCCTACGTCCCGTCCCCCGCCGAGCCCGGTGGCCCCGACCTGCCGGACCTCCTCCGCGCCGCGCTGCCCCCCGGCGGCCGCCTCCTGCTGCCGGTCCTGCTCCCGGACAACGACCTGGACTGGGCCGAATACACCGGCGAGCTGACCCCGGCCACCCGCGGCCTGCACGAGCCACCCGGCCCCCGGCTGGGCGTCACCGCCCTGCGCACCGCCGACCTGATCCTGGTCCCGGCCCTGGCAGTGGGCCGCGACGGCACCCGGATGGGCCGCGGCGGCGGCTCCTACGACCGGGCCCTCGCCCGCCTGCCCCATCCCGGTCCGCTCGTGGTGGCCCTCCTCCACGACCACGAGGCCGTCGACGCAGTCCCCGCCGAACCCCACGACCGCCCGGTCTACGGCGTCCTCACCCCGTCCGGCTTCTCGCCCCGGCCTCTCCCGGGCTGACGCGGCGGGACGCTCGCGCCCGGCTCCATCGGGCCAGCAACATGCCACGGCAAGCGGATCCTGCCTCGAAGTCCCGCCGAGCCCCTCCAGGGGCCGCCTCGAAGTCCCGCCCAGCCCCACCAGGGGCCGCCTCGAAGTCCCGCCCAGCCCCACCAGGGGCCGCCTCGAAGTCCCGCCCAGCCCCACCAGGGGCCCGCCCCCGCCCCCAGCCCTTACCCAAAACCGAACCGCGACCCGCGCCGGCGCCACTGCCCCGGGCAGACTCCGCGCACACCCCACGGACGGGACCGCTCACCCCGTACCGGAATCCGCAACCGCAACCAGCAGCCCACCGCAGCGCGTACTTCGTCACATCCGGCGGCACGCCGGTCCTCAGACATGGGCTGGAGTGGACGAATTGACCTCCGATGCCGCAACATTGGCACTCGGAGTTGGCGAGTGCCAGCAGCCGACAGATCCGGAGGAGCCGTGCCTACCTACCAGTACGCCTGCACCGAGTGCGGTGAGCAGCTCGAAGCCGTGCAGTCTTTCTCCGACCCGGCACTGACCGAGTGCCCGAACTGCCACGGCAAGCTCCGTAAGGTGTTCAACTCGGTCGGCATCGTGTTCAAGGGCTCCGGGTTCTACCGCAACGACTCCCGGTCCGGCAGCGTGAGCGCGGAGAAGTCGGGCGGCGCCGCGGAGTCGGCCCCGAAGAAGGCGGAGACCACCCCCGCGCCGGCCTCGTCCGCCACGCCGAGCAGCACTCCCGCATCGAGCAGCACCTCCTCCAGCAGCAGCGGGTCGTCCTCCGGCGCGAAAGCCGCCGCCGCTTCCTGACCGCAGCGACCGAAGGGCGTGCCGGACCCGGCACGCCCTTCGTCGTGCCCGGTGTCCGGTTCGTCGCGTCCCACGGTAGTCCCGGCCGACGCCCCGCCCGCGGTTGTCCACATTCCGCGGTTGTCCACAGGCTGGCCCGCGCCTTGCCGGGAAACCGCCTAACCTCGCCCGCCTGAGCACCGCGAACGGCAACGGGAGGGCGAGTCATGAGTCGATCCGGCGATCGGGCCGAGCGCCTCGATCCGGTGCGCCTGCGACCACCTGGCCGGGGCCTGCTGCTCCGGCTCGGCGCGATCGTGGTCCTGCTGGGCATCGCAGCCGTGCTGGTCCGGGCCCGGCCCGCCGGCGCTCCCTGCGCGGCGCCGACAGCCGCCAAGGCCACGGCGAGAGCCAGCCCTCTCCCGTCCGGCGCGGCGCCCGGCCGCCCGGTGATCCCGGACGGCACGGTCGGCGTCCCGGTGCGGCTGGCCGATCCGACGGCGCTGGCCCTGGTGCACCCCGGTAATCGGGTCGATCTGCTGCGGCTCGACGACGAGGGCGACGCGACACCGGTGGCGAGCGCCGCCCTGGTGCTCGACGTGACCGGCGCCGACGATCCGGCGGTGGGTGGGTTGCTGCTCGCGCTCGATGGCGAGGAGGCAGCACGGGCGGTCGCCGCTCCCAGCCGCGGCTTCGCCATCCTGATCCGCCCGGGCTGAGCGCCGTCGAAGCGACTCGGACTCCGGCCCGGCTGAGCGCCGTCGAAGCGACCGGGACTCTCCGGCCTGGCTGAGCGCCGTCGAAGCGACCGGGACCCCGCTACGACCACATCAGCAGCCGAGGCCGACCGGCTCGCTCAGTCCCAGTGTGGCGGACGGTCGTCCAGCAGCCGGTCGTCGTTGGAGTAGTCGCGCTCGCCCCAGCCGCGCTCGGTGTCGTCGCGGGTCTGCTCGGGCAGGATCGGCGCCTCCTCCGAGTCGAAGTCGACCTCGCGCTCGGCGTCGTGATCCCGCTCGGGGCCATCCAGGATGTCCACGTCTAGAAGGGTAAGCCGACATCGCTTCGGCCGTCGTCCCCCTCCGGCTGTACCGTCGGTGAACGTGAGTTCCCCCACCCGTGGCCCGGACGACGACGCGTACTGGCAGCGGCCCACGCCGGATGCCGCCCCGCTCGGCCGGCCGCCTCAGGACCAGCCCGCCACGCCCGAGCCGCCGGCCTACCCGGGGCCGCCGCGCACCGACCCGCCGGCGGCGTACTGGCGGCCGCCGACGATCGCCACGCCGCCCCCGCCGCGGCACATGCCGGCCCAGGACATGGACGCCATCGACGAGGCGGAGGGCTCGGCGCGCACGGTGACCTACGGGGTGGGCCTGGTCGCCGGCGCCGTCGCCGTGATCCTGATCTGCCTGCTCTGCGGCCGCGCGCTGCTCTGAAGCCCCTCCACGGCCGCGCGCTGCTCTGAAGCCCGCCCTGCGGCCACGCTCCTACAAAGCCTGCTCTGCGGCACAACGCAGAAGCGCCGCCGACCCGAAGACCGGCGGCGCTTCTCAGGGCGAGGTCAGTAACTTCCCCAGACCGCGGTCGCCCCCGAGTCGCCGGTTTCGAAGACGTAGTACAGGCTGCCCAGCGCCAGCACCACGGTCAGCACGATGAACACCACGTTCAGCAGCCCCGACAGCTGCCGCTCCGGCCGGACCGTCAGCCCGACCATGACCAGGCTGACCACGCCCAGCCCCAGCACGAACCAGAACAGCATCCCGCCGTAATCCATGTGGTCGTTGAGGATCTCCAGACCTTTGCCTTTGAGCCCGTTCGACACCAGCCGGTCGTAGAGCTTCTCCCCGGACTCCTTCGCGACGAAGGTGGAGACCGGCGCCGCCACCGCGAGCAGCGCCACCGCCCAGCCGAGCCGGGGCCGCCACTTCGCCACCGCGGCGTAGACCACCGCGAGAATCGCGAGCAGCGGCACGAACACCACTGCGGCGTGCAGCACGAGAGCATGTACCGGCAAGCCGTTGACCTGGTCGAACACTTTTCCTCCTCGGTCCGGGGTGATCGCAAGCTTAGAAGTTATGTGACGGCGCAAACATCCCCCCGTCAGCATTTACCTCGGGATTCCGGTTCCGGTTCAGTCACGGACCGGTTGGGGAAACCGCCCACCCGTGTTGTCATAAACGCATGTCCACCGGTGAAGAGCTGCTGCGAGCGCACGGCCTGCGCGTGACCCGTCCGCGCCTGGCCGTGCTGGAGGTGCTCACCGCCGGCGGCCATCTGGAGGTCGACGAGATCGCCCAGCAGGTCCGCACCCGGCTCGACTCGGTCTCCACCCAGGCGGTCTACGACGTGCTCGGCGCGCTGTCCCGGGCCGGCCTGGCCCGGCGGATCGAGCCGGCCGGCAGCCCGGCCCGGTTCGAGGCCCGGGCCGGCGACAACCACCACCACATCGTCTGCCGCGGCTGCGGCGCGATCGCCGACGTGGACTGCGCGATCGGCGAGCGGCCGTGCCTGACTCCGAGCGAGGGCCACGGGTTCGCCCTGGACGAGGCCGAGGTGACTTTCTGGGGTCTCTGCCCGGCCTGCCAGGCCCGCCGCCTGGCGGACACCGCCTGACCTTCCCGGGCGGCCGTGGCAGGCTGGGATGATGACGGGCGATGTTGGTCTCTTCGGACCGGACTCGATCACCTGGAAACTGCACCGTGAGCCGATCCTCATGCTCGGCGGCCTGCGGTCGCTCTACCTGCAGGCCCTGCACCCGCGCGCGGTCGCCGGCGTCGCGCAGAACTCCAGCTACCGCACTGACATGTGGGGCCGGCTGAGCCGCACCGCGGACTACGTGGCCACGGTGGTCTACGGCAGCACCGCCGACGCGGAGCAGGCCGGCGCCCGGCTGCGGCGGCTGCACTCCCGGCTCACCGCGGTCGACCCGCGCACCGGCGAGCGGTTCCGTCTCGACGACCCGGATCTGCTGTGCTGGGTGCACATCGCCGAGGTGGAGTCGTTCCTGACCACCGCGCGGCGTGCCGGGGTGCCGCTCACCCCGGCCGAGGTCGACGCCTATTACACCGAGCAGCTGCGGGCCGCCGAGCTGGTCGGCCTGGACCCGGCGACCGTCCCGGCCACCGCCGCCGAGGTCGACGACTACTACGCGGCGCTGCGTCCGGAGCTGGGCCTGACCAGGGACGGCGCGGAGGCCGCGGCCTTCCTCACCGTCCCGCCGATCCCGGCGACCTGGGGTGGCCGGGCGCTGCGCCTCGGCCTCACCCTCGGGCCGCCCCGCTGGGCCTACCTGGGCCTGGCCAGCACCGCGATCGGGCTGCTGCCGCCGTGGGCGCGGAAGATGTACGGCGCGCCCGGCTGGCCCACCACCGACCTGGCCGCCGCCCTCTCCGCCCGCGGCCTGCGCACCCTGCTCGCCGGGCTCCTGGCCGTGGCGCCCGCGGAGTACCGCGTCTCGCCGGCCCACCAGGCGGCGCTGGCCCGGGCCGGCCTCGCCTGATCACTCGGCGAGGTGCTCCACCGCCGTCCACGGCTCTTTCGCCGCGACCGTCGACCCGGCCGGGCACACCTTGCGGAAGTCGCACCAGCCGCAGAGCGACCCCGGGTTGGTCGGGAAGGCCTCGTCCGGGTCGGCGCCGGCGGCCACCGCTTTCTCCGCGGCCATGATGTCGGTGGCGGTCTCCTCGGCCCGCCGCACCTGCCGGGCGAGCGACTCGTCGGTGTGCTCGTGCGCGGCCACCGTCCCGGTCGGCAGGTGGTGCAGCTCGACCCGGTAGCACGGCCGGCGGAAGACCCGCTGGGCGGCGTAGGCGTAGAGCGCCAGCGCGTGCGAGCCGCGGGCGTCATCGGCGTCCAGCCCGGTGCGGCCGGTCTTGTAGTCGACGATCACCGCCTCCGGCCCGGCCGGGCCCACCCGGCCGTCGATCCGGTCGGCCCGGCCGTTGAGCGCGAGCACCGATGTCTTGGCGGCGACCACCCGCTCGACGCCGAGCGGCTCGTCCTCCGGGTCGAGGGTCGCCACGTAGCTCT contains:
- a CDS encoding DUF2199 domain-containing protein, with protein sequence MNTDEFACGTCGSTHSGPPLSFAAPAPDFWLPEMAETEGCLLDSDLCVINGERFFIRGLIELPVWDTGDVFTYSMWVSLSRPNFTRAVDIWEQPGRENEPPYFGWLSNEIAGYTPTTLNLKTNVHTRPVGQPPYIELEPTGHPLAIEQRAGIFRSRVEEIASVHLHR
- the sepX gene encoding divisome protein SepX/GlpR, with the translated sequence MRVPTSVLLAVLAAAGLLALAPALVRRYDATERLAAERASSTARVLQRRRRRRTVPGRRPINPARQVTVTLPAPSGESTPPPQRRLRLVTGRRPVRRAPRRRGAPAVVRRRRVFAALVLLNVIELIGVLAVGPGFWISFAVTGTLLGLYLVHLRNRALADRRRRRIQAREAAWLAARQAEVRREQARRAAARREAQRRLAAQKEAVRRAAMGLDREPSDLPVAANGGSVSYRRRGGLRGRPYEAGGRHHTA
- a CDS encoding GNAT family N-acetyltransferase; its protein translation is MLGATPGWPAVLADGPVLLRPYQRGDARAWSEVRIANQAWLAPWESAPPGPWAEMNSIRAYSYVYRDMKRAARRGDSMPFAVCLVEGGRERLVGHVNLGNIVRRAFASAYAGYWIDHRVAGRGVIPTALALAVDHAFGPGGLHRIEVNIRPENGPSRRVVEKLGFREEAYHQRYMHIDGGWRDHLGYAMTSEEVAAEGGLLSRWKRVRTTK
- a CDS encoding molybdopterin molybdotransferase MoeA gives rise to the protein MTATADAEAAANELMPLAEYLGSTLRRLRALPPLDLDLTQAHGNVLAADVVAPHPFPAFDQAAIDGYAARWEDLAGAGRLGAHPAFGQLDSGPTRSVRLNVVGDLGAASWRPVRLTPGTCFSVAAGAPLPIGADVVVPVHWTDQGMAAVEILHAPKRGSGVRRAGEELAVGQVLATAGAYVTPPMVATFAAAGIGHVLVRPSPRVVVVATGDELVDVGRPSQPGQVVDANSHALTAAAVEAGALAYRIGICDDDPEGLRGLLEDQTLRADLIITTGGTGTGPGDMLRRVLSRPGTGRGTVEFTDVALCPGTALGFGTVGGEEVPVVCLPGEPGAALIGFEVLARPAIQLLAGAEPVFRPSVKAHLLETVSSPGGLREFRPAHVAERRGGGYTVQPLAGGPYTLSGLAEANGLLVLGERVTTAAAGSTVDVLLLDRRR
- a CDS encoding UTP--glucose-1-phosphate uridylyltransferase, with protein sequence MTTNAQESGKRAVKAVIPAAGLATRFLPATKAVPKELLPVVDRPVLQYIVEEAAAAGITDVLLVTGRGKTSMVDHFDRRPDVEQRLAEKGDTERLAAVRRTSELADIYTVRQGEPLGLGHAVGTAASHVGDSPFAVLLGDEFVDEGSPLLPQMLDLQARTGGIVLAFIEVTPEETARYGIASVRESDLGEDVVEVTGLVEKPAPSEAPSNLAVVGRYVLPGKIFDAIAETKPGSGGEIQLTDAMAALLEAGTPVHGIVYRGIRYDTGQPLGYLQTVVQLAAQRPDLGEEFRAWLAEFVGGRKG
- a CDS encoding diguanylate cyclase gives rise to the protein MSASLQRGPLPGGCVTLRGRLTSAFLVVVLGPVLLGSVFVALTVAAVSRDRTNERLDHAVTTVRTAVGAICGQLQAAADAVAVVPAESRSAVADQLVGRGLAADIRFTGAESAGPAAAGPAAAEGAGPGGAEGAGPGGAEGAGPRGAEGAGPAGLARRVRPETTVARAGWQDCAAPDGTRVTGIAASARAADVTVFAAQQVDAALLGRLGEASGVTVSLGHNDSGSGGRRRGLAAGPGQPLALILEAPPARPVFRYAVLPLIVLVTALLAVLAARWLARSTTRPLGDLAWAADRVANGDLDTRVPIPRPDELGRLAGTFNRMTRELQSYVQALTASRDQLRRHLAILGDTLSSTHDLDRILPVILRTAMTATGARAGLVLLVDPADGSLAARCAAGLTGEWDLPAADLARRRLAPGRGVLGAVAASGTPLRGTTGEGADEPACESYLAVPICAPPSGDEPDPGPGTLGVLALYDRLGSPCFDDADLRTLRTFAGQAGVAVHNVRVHEEAQRLSLTDPLTGLWNYRYLREVLRREVERASRFGRMLTVLVLDLDHFKEVNDTYGHPAGDQVLGEFARRIRVGLREVDVAFRQGGEEFVVLLPETDAYGGVIVAERLGALVRDRPVRVDPRRPGLDDRIPISVSIGIAVFPEHGDTAQQVLAAADEALYAAKNAGRDTYRLAESVSSRVPEGNFDPAAAGSGPQPPLRGSGR
- a CDS encoding 5-formyltetrahydrofolate cyclo-ligase, with the translated sequence MSDLAAGAEKSPQNKITLRAQLLTARRSLPATARAAAATQLQDQTLAFVRRSAPRTVAAYVPSPAEPGGPDLPDLLRAALPPGGRLLLPVLLPDNDLDWAEYTGELTPATRGLHEPPGPRLGVTALRTADLILVPALAVGRDGTRMGRGGGSYDRALARLPHPGPLVVALLHDHEAVDAVPAEPHDRPVYGVLTPSGFSPRPLPG
- a CDS encoding translation initiation factor 2, whose product is MSSPTRGPDDDAYWQRPTPDAAPLGRPPQDQPATPEPPAYPGPPRTDPPAAYWRPPTIATPPPPRHMPAQDMDAIDEAEGSARTVTYGVGLVAGAVAVILICLLCGRALL
- a CDS encoding DUF2231 domain-containing protein; translation: MFDQVNGLPVHALVLHAAVVFVPLLAILAVVYAAVAKWRPRLGWAVALLAVAAPVSTFVAKESGEKLYDRLVSNGLKGKGLEILNDHMDYGGMLFWFVLGLGVVSLVMVGLTVRPERQLSGLLNVVFIVLTVVLALGSLYYVFETGDSGATAVWGSY
- a CDS encoding Fur family transcriptional regulator, with the protein product MSTGEELLRAHGLRVTRPRLAVLEVLTAGGHLEVDEIAQQVRTRLDSVSTQAVYDVLGALSRAGLARRIEPAGSPARFEARAGDNHHHIVCRGCGAIADVDCAIGERPCLTPSEGHGFALDEAEVTFWGLCPACQARRLADTA